From Cellulomonas dongxiuzhuiae, the proteins below share one genomic window:
- the map gene encoding type I methionyl aminopeptidase, with protein MIEILSPSEVARARDTGALVGEILQALRRRATVGTNLLQIDRWAQAMILDAGAQSCYVDYAPSFGRGPFGHYVCTAVNDAVLHGLPHDYALRDGDLLTLDLAVSLRGIAADSAISFVVGGSPAAADVALIEATERALAAGVAAARPGARIGDLSHAIGTVLTGAGYPVNTEFGGHGIGSTMHQDPHVANTGRPGRGYPLRPGLLLALEPWVMADTDRIVTDADGWTLRSATGCRTAHSEHTIAITDDGAEILTLPR; from the coding sequence GTGATCGAGATCCTCAGCCCCTCCGAGGTGGCACGCGCACGGGACACGGGGGCCCTGGTCGGCGAGATCCTGCAGGCGCTGCGCCGCCGCGCCACGGTGGGCACCAACCTGCTGCAGATCGACCGCTGGGCGCAGGCGATGATCCTCGACGCGGGTGCGCAGTCCTGCTACGTGGACTACGCACCGTCGTTCGGCCGCGGGCCGTTCGGCCACTACGTCTGCACGGCCGTCAACGACGCCGTCCTGCACGGCCTGCCGCACGACTACGCGCTGCGCGACGGGGACCTGCTGACGCTCGACCTCGCGGTGTCGCTGCGCGGCATCGCCGCGGACTCCGCGATCAGCTTCGTGGTGGGCGGGTCACCCGCCGCCGCCGACGTCGCGCTCATCGAGGCCACCGAGCGCGCGCTCGCCGCCGGCGTCGCCGCGGCCCGGCCCGGTGCGCGCATCGGCGACCTGTCGCACGCGATCGGCACGGTGCTCACGGGTGCCGGCTACCCCGTCAACACCGAGTTCGGCGGGCACGGAATCGGCTCAACCATGCACCAGGACCCGCACGTCGCCAACACCGGCCGCCCCGGCCGCGGCTACCCCCTGCGTCCCGGTCTGCTGCTCGCGCTCGAGCCGTGGGTCATGGCGGACACCGACCGGATCGTCACCGACGCGGACGGCTGGACCCTGCGCAGCGCGACGGGCTGCCGCACCGCGCACAGCGAGCACACGATCGCCATCACCGACGACGGCGCGGAGATCCTCACCCTCCCCCGCTGA
- a CDS encoding phage tail protein, with amino-acid sequence MGRAEDWLLAQLPAGMVAEDFFSRFVRIFQAEAETLLAHPDNLPYLADPGLAPTEMVRYLARWIGLPGLDADLPEDLQRDLLVAGAAALPWRGTAHGLRVLLEGYTGGPAHVVDGGGVHALGDEPTDTAWVRLEAASTGRLTQDELVELVRAEVPAHVHVELVVGGRTVWPRPEGES; translated from the coding sequence GTGGGACGCGCTGAGGACTGGCTGCTCGCGCAGCTGCCCGCGGGCATGGTCGCGGAGGACTTCTTCTCGCGGTTCGTGCGCATCTTCCAGGCGGAGGCCGAGACGCTGCTGGCCCACCCGGACAACCTGCCGTACCTGGCCGACCCCGGGCTCGCACCGACCGAGATGGTGCGCTACCTGGCGCGCTGGATCGGCCTGCCCGGGCTCGACGCCGACCTCCCGGAGGACCTGCAGCGCGACCTGCTCGTCGCCGGGGCGGCCGCGCTGCCGTGGCGGGGTACGGCGCACGGTCTGCGCGTGCTGCTCGAGGGGTACACCGGCGGGCCGGCGCACGTGGTCGACGGCGGCGGGGTGCACGCGCTGGGTGACGAGCCGACCGACACGGCGTGGGTGCGGCTCGAGGCCGCGTCGACCGGGCGGCTGACGCAGGACGAGCTGGTCGAGCTGGTGCGCGCCGAGGTGCCGGCGCACGTGCACGTCGAGCTGGTGGTGGGGGGCCGCACGGTGTGGCCCCGACCGGAGGGGGAGTCCTGA
- a CDS encoding putative baseplate assembly protein encodes MPPLDPPNLDDRRFQDIVDETKRLIPRFTPEWTNHNLSDPGVALVELFAWVGEMVLYRVNQVPERMYAHFLGLVGVEPFPPSVAHTRLTFRLAAPANEPVVIPEGTAVSTVTVGGQEPVVFATSTEAVAVPPRLVAARTAGPDGAASSDVWEALQVPGESVRCFPSSPIRDGDALYLGCADPLADLVLRLDVTAHAEGIGVDPTRPPLAWEVWSGEAWVPTLVDEDTTGGLNRDGAVVLLVGDRHTPLTIGGTTAYWLRARLLDRADGRPAYQASPQVGSVRVRTVGVSVPAEHAQAMPAEVLGRSDGRPAQRFTVSAAPVATRRADERVVVVDRTGATEWDEVPDFSASGPGDRHVVWDSATGEVRFGPAVRQPDGRTRQHGAVPPDGAQVRVTGYRTGGGSGGNVGARTVTSLRTALPSVRSVANLVPATGGVDAETVDEAKVRGPLALRTGQRAVTASDFEQVARQASVEVARARCLPVPPDGPARPVHVLLVPQVRSDPRTHTIDDFVLSPRLLDVVAAELDLRRTVGVSVGLGAPFYHGVSVAALVRAVPGRPVQAVRERVVEALTRFVHPLVGGPQGTGWPFGQTLSATTVAQVAEGVDGVLGVDEVTLFAYDLRNGRRVGEGRESLAIDPDTLLLSAEHRVVVR; translated from the coding sequence ATGCCGCCGCTCGACCCGCCGAACCTCGACGACCGCCGGTTCCAGGACATCGTCGACGAGACCAAACGCCTCATCCCGCGCTTCACGCCCGAGTGGACCAACCACAACCTGTCCGACCCCGGTGTGGCGCTCGTCGAGCTGTTCGCGTGGGTCGGCGAGATGGTGCTGTACCGGGTCAACCAGGTGCCGGAGCGGATGTACGCCCACTTCCTGGGCCTCGTCGGTGTCGAGCCGTTCCCGCCGTCGGTCGCGCACACGCGCCTGACGTTCCGGCTCGCGGCGCCGGCGAACGAGCCCGTCGTGATCCCCGAGGGCACCGCGGTCTCGACCGTGACGGTCGGCGGGCAGGAGCCCGTGGTGTTCGCGACGTCGACCGAGGCCGTCGCGGTGCCGCCGCGGCTCGTCGCCGCCCGCACCGCCGGGCCCGACGGTGCCGCGTCGAGCGACGTGTGGGAGGCCCTGCAGGTGCCGGGCGAGAGCGTCCGCTGCTTCCCGTCGTCGCCCATCCGCGACGGCGACGCGCTCTACCTGGGCTGCGCCGACCCGCTCGCGGACCTCGTGCTGCGCCTGGACGTGACCGCGCACGCCGAGGGCATCGGCGTCGACCCGACGCGCCCGCCCCTGGCGTGGGAGGTGTGGAGCGGTGAGGCCTGGGTGCCGACGCTCGTCGACGAGGACACCACGGGCGGCCTCAACCGCGACGGTGCCGTGGTCCTGCTCGTCGGCGACCGGCACACGCCCCTGACGATCGGCGGGACGACCGCCTACTGGCTGCGCGCGCGCCTGCTCGACCGCGCCGACGGCCGCCCCGCGTACCAGGCGTCCCCGCAGGTCGGGTCCGTGCGCGTCCGCACGGTCGGCGTCAGCGTGCCGGCCGAGCACGCGCAGGCGATGCCCGCGGAGGTGCTCGGGCGGTCCGACGGACGCCCGGCCCAGCGGTTCACGGTCTCCGCGGCACCGGTCGCGACGCGGCGCGCCGACGAGCGCGTCGTCGTCGTCGACCGCACGGGCGCGACCGAGTGGGACGAGGTCCCGGACTTCTCCGCGTCGGGCCCGGGCGACCGGCACGTCGTGTGGGACTCCGCGACGGGCGAGGTGCGGTTCGGTCCCGCCGTCCGCCAGCCCGACGGCCGCACCCGCCAGCACGGCGCGGTGCCGCCCGACGGCGCCCAGGTGCGCGTCACGGGCTACCGGACCGGTGGTGGGTCCGGCGGCAACGTCGGGGCGCGCACCGTGACGTCGCTGCGCACCGCGCTGCCGTCGGTGCGCTCGGTCGCCAACCTCGTGCCCGCCACGGGCGGCGTCGACGCGGAGACGGTCGACGAGGCCAAGGTCCGCGGCCCGCTGGCGCTGCGCACCGGGCAGCGTGCGGTCACGGCGTCCGACTTCGAGCAGGTCGCCCGGCAGGCGTCCGTCGAGGTCGCCCGGGCCCGCTGCCTGCCCGTGCCGCCCGACGGCCCCGCCCGCCCCGTGCACGTGCTGCTGGTGCCGCAGGTGCGCAGCGACCCGCGCACCCACACCATCGACGACTTCGTGCTCTCGCCGCGGCTGCTCGACGTCGTCGCGGCGGAGCTGGACCTGCGCCGGACCGTCGGTGTGTCCGTCGGGCTGGGCGCGCCGTTCTACCACGGGGTGTCCGTCGCGGCGCTCGTGCGCGCGGTCCCGGGGCGGCCCGTGCAGGCGGTGCGCGAGCGCGTCGTCGAGGCGCTCACCCGGTTCGTGCACCCGCTGGTCGGCGGGCCGCAGGGCACGGGCTGGCCGTTCGGCCAGACGCTGAGCGCGACCACGGTCGCGCAGGTCGCCGAGGGCGTCGACGGCGTCCTGGGCGTCGACGAGGTCACGCTGTTCGCGTACGACCTGCGCAACGGCCGGCGTGTCGGCGAGGGCCGCGAGTCCCTCGCGATCGACCCCGACACGCTGCTCCTGTCGGCCGAGCACCGCGTGGTCGTCCGATGA
- a CDS encoding GPW/gp25 family protein encodes MSDLQHTHNGMTVAADFVGRGFAWPFTVDHTGSIAMTDGTGDVEDAMRVVLLTAPGERLMRPAFGCRIWDLLFEPITPNLVGLVRQAVRDALAQWEPRVDVEDVRPVQDPGESGLLHIQIDYQVRSTNDRRNLVFPFYVIPREDS; translated from the coding sequence ATGAGCGACCTCCAGCACACCCACAACGGCATGACGGTGGCCGCGGACTTCGTCGGGCGCGGCTTCGCGTGGCCGTTCACGGTCGACCACACCGGCTCGATCGCCATGACCGACGGCACGGGCGACGTCGAGGACGCCATGCGCGTCGTCCTGCTCACGGCACCCGGCGAGCGCCTCATGCGCCCCGCGTTCGGCTGCCGCATCTGGGACCTGCTCTTCGAGCCCATCACCCCCAACCTCGTCGGCCTGGTGCGCCAGGCCGTGCGCGACGCGCTGGCCCAGTGGGAGCCGCGCGTCGACGTCGAGGACGTGCGCCCCGTGCAGGACCCCGGCGAGTCGGGCCTGCTCCACATCCAGATCGACTACCAGGTCCGGTCGACCAACGACCGCCGCAACCTGGTGTTCCCCTTCTACGTGATCCCCCGCGAGGACTCCTGA
- a CDS encoding phage baseplate assembly protein V: MSTDLGTARLNPLAHTSFDVRLGGRALGITELADLLDVRVQRGVRTVGRASLTFVDRGYALVTSRLAIGQDVEVRADGTSLFTGTVTALGTRADDHGSTTTVTAHDGAYALTTDASVVARANVDASQVVAELARAARLSVQGWPSSRTEPWHLQADSPLGLVDDLAVASGLDWVVDGTTLRVWERASGTASGSRRTRVTVGVDLDELSARQVGRPDATYVVQGWDAATTTAVRATADAPAPRAGFTARVDAHGATPQIQVGGLQVRSAEEAQVRAEALAARHGRVEARGRGALLPDVVPGGEVDVAEGGPLDGTYYVQEVEHRFDGRASRTSFVAGDREPVRLGDAAAGAGERSARHTGLVVATVNSTDDPDRLGRVRVTYVTASDRTSSDWARVLAPGGGSAGGMVLQHEPGDEVLVAFEGGDVSRPVVLGGLHSASAPPPQTVRADGGPRVRSMHSRHGQRLVLGDGESGDEAYVELALGAAGHGLRISQQKAVLEVGKIPLRIVAGSSSIELDGTGRVTVRGTDIELQADNELRLKGTTVKIEGTAKVEITGAQVALKASGTAEISASGPTKVVGNPVAIN, translated from the coding sequence GTGAGCACCGACCTCGGCACCGCCCGGCTCAACCCGCTGGCGCACACGTCGTTCGACGTGCGCCTGGGCGGGCGCGCGCTGGGCATCACCGAGCTCGCGGACCTCCTCGACGTCCGCGTGCAGCGGGGTGTGCGCACCGTCGGGCGAGCGTCCCTGACGTTCGTCGACCGCGGGTACGCACTGGTCACGTCGCGCCTGGCCATCGGGCAGGACGTCGAGGTGCGTGCCGACGGCACGTCCCTGTTCACCGGCACCGTCACGGCGCTCGGCACCCGGGCGGACGACCACGGCAGCACCACGACGGTCACGGCGCACGACGGCGCGTACGCGCTGACCACCGACGCGAGCGTGGTCGCGCGCGCCAACGTCGACGCCTCCCAGGTGGTCGCCGAGCTCGCGCGCGCGGCGCGGCTGAGCGTGCAGGGCTGGCCGTCGTCACGGACCGAGCCGTGGCACCTGCAGGCGGACTCGCCGCTGGGCCTCGTCGACGACCTGGCCGTCGCGTCCGGGCTGGACTGGGTCGTCGACGGCACGACGCTGCGCGTGTGGGAGCGGGCCTCGGGAACGGCGTCGGGGTCCCGCCGCACGCGCGTGACCGTCGGCGTCGACCTCGACGAGCTGTCCGCGCGGCAGGTCGGCCGGCCCGACGCGACGTACGTCGTGCAGGGCTGGGACGCCGCGACGACGACGGCCGTGCGCGCGACCGCCGACGCACCCGCGCCGCGCGCGGGGTTCACGGCGCGCGTCGACGCGCACGGGGCGACCCCGCAGATCCAGGTCGGGGGGCTGCAGGTGCGCTCGGCCGAGGAGGCGCAGGTGCGCGCGGAGGCGCTGGCCGCGCGGCACGGGCGCGTCGAGGCGCGGGGCCGCGGGGCGCTGCTGCCGGACGTCGTGCCCGGCGGCGAGGTCGATGTCGCGGAGGGCGGCCCCCTCGACGGCACGTACTACGTGCAGGAGGTCGAGCACCGGTTCGACGGCCGCGCGTCGCGCACGTCGTTCGTCGCGGGCGACCGCGAGCCCGTGCGCCTGGGCGACGCGGCGGCCGGCGCGGGGGAGCGGTCGGCGCGGCACACGGGCCTCGTGGTCGCCACCGTCAACAGCACCGACGACCCCGACCGGCTGGGGCGCGTGCGCGTCACGTACGTGACCGCGTCGGACCGCACGTCGTCGGACTGGGCGCGCGTGCTCGCTCCCGGCGGGGGCAGCGCCGGCGGCATGGTCCTGCAGCACGAGCCCGGGGACGAGGTGCTCGTCGCGTTCGAGGGCGGCGACGTCAGCCGGCCCGTGGTGCTCGGGGGCCTGCACTCGGCGTCCGCCCCGCCGCCGCAGACCGTCCGCGCGGACGGCGGGCCGCGCGTGCGCTCGATGCACTCGCGCCACGGGCAGCGGCTCGTGCTCGGCGACGGCGAGTCCGGCGACGAGGCGTACGTCGAGCTCGCGCTCGGCGCCGCGGGCCACGGCCTGCGGATCTCGCAGCAGAAGGCCGTCCTCGAGGTCGGGAAGATCCCGCTGCGCATCGTGGCCGGGTCGTCGTCGATCGAGCTGGACGGCACGGGACGCGTCACCGTGCGCGGCACCGACATCGAGCTGCAGGCGGACAACGAGCTACGGCTGAAGGGCACGACCGTGAAGATCGAGGGCACCGCGAAGGTCGAGATCACCGGCGCGCAGGTCGCGCTCAAGGCCAGCGGCACCGCCGAGATCTCGGCGTCCGGCCCCACGAAGGTCGTCGGCAACCCGGTGGCGATCAACTGA
- a CDS encoding CIS tube protein, whose amino-acid sequence MAATTAPVKAFLEIEGGQKVPCLFNPAQLQLTRENHWVGDPRPGRGVPRLRYAGSSSGVLSVDLFFDTTHDGTDVTRHTGRLLELMEVDPSLPGADEATGNLRPPTVTFHWGDLHSFTAVVAALELTFTYFSASGTPLRARASLELRQYEPSRAFGPQNPTSGTPQPHRVHRVQAGETLDRIAAQHYGDPTRWRALAEANGIQDPLDLRPGTVLSVPRGDA is encoded by the coding sequence ATGGCGGCGACGACGGCACCGGTCAAGGCCTTCCTCGAGATCGAGGGCGGGCAGAAGGTGCCCTGCCTCTTCAACCCGGCACAGCTGCAGCTCACGCGCGAGAACCACTGGGTCGGCGACCCCCGCCCCGGGCGGGGCGTGCCGCGGCTGCGGTACGCGGGCTCGTCGTCGGGCGTGCTCTCGGTCGACCTGTTCTTCGACACGACGCACGACGGCACCGACGTCACCCGGCACACCGGGCGCCTGCTGGAGCTCATGGAGGTCGACCCGTCGCTGCCGGGCGCCGACGAGGCCACGGGCAACCTGCGCCCGCCGACCGTGACGTTCCACTGGGGCGACCTGCACTCGTTCACGGCGGTCGTCGCGGCGCTCGAGCTGACGTTCACGTACTTCTCGGCGTCGGGGACGCCGCTGCGCGCCCGGGCGTCGCTCGAGCTGCGGCAGTACGAGCCGTCGCGCGCGTTCGGCCCGCAGAACCCGACGTCGGGGACGCCGCAGCCGCACCGCGTGCACCGCGTGCAGGCCGGCGAGACGCTCGACCGCATCGCCGCGCAGCACTACGGCGACCCGACGCGCTGGCGTGCGCTCGCCGAGGCCAACGGCATCCAGGACCCGCTGGACCTGCGACCCGGCACCGTGCTGTCCGTCCCCCGGGGTGACGCGTGA
- a CDS encoding phage tail protein — translation MSEQTSLGGGGPTTSSRFLLEVDGVEIGTFRDVQGLRLDVDVVEHVEGGQNGYVHQLPGVMRWPHLVFTRGMVQSDALFGWVQRSSGQGFAGNNDTLTRATGAVTVIDDRGNRMRSWELDGVFAVSWTGPSLSADSDAPLTETLEVAHHGFRAVTR, via the coding sequence GTGTCTGAGCAGACGTCTCTGGGCGGTGGTGGTCCGACGACCTCCAGCAGGTTCCTGCTGGAGGTCGACGGCGTGGAGATCGGCACGTTCCGCGACGTGCAGGGTCTGCGCCTCGACGTCGACGTCGTCGAGCACGTCGAGGGCGGCCAGAACGGGTACGTGCACCAGCTGCCCGGCGTGATGCGCTGGCCGCACCTGGTGTTCACGCGCGGCATGGTGCAGTCCGACGCGCTCTTCGGCTGGGTGCAGCGGTCCTCCGGGCAGGGCTTCGCCGGCAACAACGACACGCTGACGCGGGCGACCGGTGCCGTGACCGTCATCGACGACCGTGGCAACCGCATGCGGTCCTGGGAGCTCGACGGCGTGTTCGCGGTCAGCTGGACGGGACCGTCCCTGTCGGCGGACTCCGACGCGCCCCTCACCGAGACGCTCGAGGTCGCGCACCACGGGTTCCGTGCGGTGACGCGATGA
- a CDS encoding DUF6760 family protein — MLRYPVDAVWQEIAYLAYHLHWPLDDLLDLEHLDRVRMVRAVAAMNEQAWEAVRESV, encoded by the coding sequence GTGCTGCGCTACCCCGTCGACGCGGTCTGGCAGGAGATCGCCTACCTGGCGTACCACCTGCACTGGCCGCTGGACGACCTGCTGGACCTCGAGCACCTCGACCGGGTCCGCATGGTCCGGGCGGTCGCGGCGATGAACGAGCAGGCGTGGGAGGCGGTGCGCGAGAGTGTCTGA
- a CDS encoding phage tail protein has product MASTGLFSADPIISQNFFLELDGKVVSALVSVSGLDVEVGVGKVTQIGKDGKKQQVKFLGQTVEVADLQLTRVAPANIANDELWKWFKAVRQGGLSGDRAKNRKNGSVVLYDAGAKEVARFNFFNGWPSKISTDQLSVDGSDAIKETVSIVIERLERVT; this is encoded by the coding sequence ATGGCAAGCACCGGACTGTTCAGTGCCGACCCGATCATCTCCCAGAACTTCTTCCTCGAGCTCGACGGGAAGGTCGTCAGCGCCCTCGTCTCGGTGTCCGGTCTGGACGTCGAGGTGGGTGTCGGCAAGGTCACCCAGATCGGCAAGGACGGCAAGAAGCAGCAGGTCAAGTTCCTCGGCCAGACCGTCGAGGTCGCGGACCTGCAGCTGACCCGCGTGGCACCCGCCAACATCGCGAACGACGAGCTGTGGAAGTGGTTCAAGGCGGTCCGCCAGGGCGGCCTGTCCGGCGACCGCGCGAAGAACCGCAAGAACGGCTCGGTCGTGCTGTACGACGCCGGGGCCAAGGAGGTCGCGCGGTTCAACTTCTTCAACGGCTGGCCGAGCAAGATCTCGACCGACCAGCTGTCGGTCGACGGGTCGGACGCCATCAAGGAGACCGTCTCGATCGTCATCGAGCGGCTCGAGCGGGTCACGTGA
- a CDS encoding phage tail sheath family protein, whose amino-acid sequence MPTYTAPGVYVEEIPSSQKVLSSAPTAVTAFVGFTAQAPSDDPADPQGLAPRLVTSWTQYEALYGSFVDGAMLPLSVYGYFLNGGTMAYIVRVPNAEPSGKPATLELPASDRALGLPVAVESVEPDAKLSVVVQSDDAPEDLEGPTTFTLTVVEGDEAVETFPGLSLGGARDAATVVNKTSTKVKLEIRLDDATDLSSQLELMRPGTYALQQAEPVKVPVTGRKFAGSEAARTGINGLAIAEDVTIVAVPDLVTAATREDGTLDLGLWKAVQTALIAHCELHANRMALLDAPPGMSPQQMKEWRSDVAQYDSAFATMYYPWIKVENPLGSGASAEIVIPPSGHVAGVWARTDETRGVWKAPANDTIRGVLDVERSVTQTEQGFLNPIGVNAIRPFGTRGIRIWGARTLASDTDWQYINVRRLFNMVESTILEGTQWAVFEPNDVTLWEGVKRTLTGYLHGLWQTGALFGSTADQAFFVRCDETTNPPESIDAGRLIVEVGLAPVKPAEFVVFRISQNKQSAA is encoded by the coding sequence GTGCCCACCTACACCGCGCCCGGCGTGTACGTCGAGGAGATCCCCTCGTCCCAGAAGGTGCTGTCCTCGGCGCCCACCGCCGTGACGGCCTTCGTGGGCTTCACCGCCCAGGCCCCGTCGGACGACCCGGCCGACCCGCAGGGCCTCGCCCCGCGCCTGGTGACGAGCTGGACCCAGTACGAGGCCCTGTACGGCAGCTTCGTCGACGGCGCGATGCTGCCGCTGTCCGTCTACGGCTACTTCCTCAACGGCGGCACGATGGCCTACATCGTGCGCGTCCCGAACGCGGAGCCGTCCGGCAAGCCGGCGACGCTCGAGCTGCCCGCGTCCGACCGCGCGCTCGGCCTGCCGGTGGCCGTCGAGTCCGTCGAGCCCGACGCCAAGCTGTCCGTGGTCGTGCAGAGCGACGACGCCCCGGAGGACCTCGAGGGTCCGACGACGTTCACGCTCACCGTCGTCGAGGGTGACGAGGCCGTCGAGACGTTCCCCGGCCTGAGCCTGGGCGGCGCGCGTGACGCGGCGACCGTCGTCAACAAGACGTCCACCAAGGTCAAGCTCGAGATCCGTCTCGACGACGCCACGGACCTGTCCAGCCAGCTCGAGCTGATGCGCCCCGGCACGTACGCGCTGCAGCAGGCGGAGCCCGTGAAGGTGCCCGTCACCGGCCGCAAGTTCGCCGGCTCGGAGGCCGCCCGCACCGGCATCAACGGCCTGGCGATCGCCGAGGACGTCACGATCGTCGCCGTCCCCGACCTCGTCACCGCCGCGACGCGCGAGGACGGCACCCTGGACCTCGGCCTGTGGAAGGCCGTGCAGACCGCGCTCATCGCGCACTGCGAGCTGCACGCGAACCGCATGGCGCTGCTGGACGCGCCCCCCGGGATGTCCCCGCAGCAGATGAAGGAGTGGCGTTCCGACGTCGCGCAGTACGACTCGGCGTTCGCCACCATGTACTACCCCTGGATCAAGGTGGAGAACCCGCTCGGCTCGGGCGCCTCGGCCGAGATCGTCATCCCGCCGTCGGGCCACGTCGCCGGCGTGTGGGCGCGCACGGACGAGACGCGCGGCGTGTGGAAGGCCCCGGCCAACGACACGATCCGCGGCGTCCTGGACGTCGAGCGCTCCGTCACGCAGACCGAGCAGGGCTTCCTCAACCCGATCGGCGTCAACGCGATCCGCCCGTTCGGCACCCGCGGCATCCGCATCTGGGGTGCCCGCACCCTCGCGTCGGACACCGACTGGCAGTACATCAACGTGCGCCGGCTGTTCAACATGGTCGAGTCGACGATCCTCGAGGGCACCCAGTGGGCCGTCTTCGAGCCGAACGACGTGACCCTGTGGGAGGGCGTCAAGCGCACCCTCACCGGGTACCTGCACGGCCTGTGGCAGACGGGCGCGCTGTTCGGCTCGACCGCCGACCAGGCCTTCTTCGTCCGCTGCGACGAGACGACCAACCCGCCGGAGTCCATCGACGCGGGCCGGCTGATCGTCGAGGTCGGGCTCGCGCCCGTCAAGCCCGCCGAGTTCGTCGTCTTCCGCATCAGCCAGAACAAGCAGAGCGCGGCCTGA